In one Cervus canadensis isolate Bull #8, Minnesota chromosome 22, ASM1932006v1, whole genome shotgun sequence genomic region, the following are encoded:
- the SLC38A3 gene encoding sodium-coupled neutral amino acid transporter 3 isoform X1, with protein sequence MEAPLQTEMVELVPNGKHLEGLLAVTPPTAGGQRVEGPGRSCVEGEGFLPKSPSKEPHFTDFEGKTSFGMSVFNLSNAIMGSGILGLAYAMANTGIILFLFLLTAVALLSSYSIHLLLKSSGIVGIRAYEQLGYRAFGTPGKLAAALAITLQNIGAMSSYLYIIKSELPLVIQTFLNLEDRTSDWYMNGNYLVILVSVVVILPLALMRQLGYLGYSSGFSLSCMMFFLIAVIYKKFHVPCPLSPNVGNMTSNISLVEIDKDEAGLQAKTEAGAFCTPSYFTLNTQTAYTIPIMAFAFVCHPEVLPIYTELKDPSKRKMQRISNLSIAVMYVMYFLAALFGYLTFYDGVESELLHAYNQVDPFDVLILCVRVAVLTAVTLTVPIVLFPVRRALQQMLFPDREFSWLRHVLIAVGLLTCINLLVIFAPNILGIFGVIGATSAPCLIFIFPAIFYFRIIPTEKEPARSTPKILALCFGALGILLMTMSLSFIIMDWVSGTSRHGGSH encoded by the exons ATGGAGGCACCTCTGCAGACAGAGATGGTGGAGCTGGTGCCCAACGGCAAGCACTTGGAGGGGCTCCTCGCAGTCACTCCCCCCACAGCTGGCGGCCAGAG GGTCGAGGGGCCCGGACGGAGCTGTGTTGAGGGCGAAGGCTTCCTACCAAAGAGCCCCAGCAAGGAGCCACACTTCACCGAC TTCGAGGGGAAGACATCGTTCGGGATGTCAGTGTTCAACCTCAGCAATGCCATCATGGGCAGTGGCATCCTGGGGCTCGCCTATGCCATGGCCAACACGGGCATCATCCTTTTCCT GTTCCTGTTGACGGCCGTCGCCTTGCTGTCCAGTTACTCCATTCATCTGCTACTCAAGTCCTCAGGGATCGTGG GCATCCGTGCCTATGAGCAGCTAGGCTACCGTGCCTTTGGGACCCCAGGAAAGCTGGCAGCTGCCCTGGCCATCACGCTGCAGAACATCGGAG CCATGTCCAGCTACCTGTACATCATCAAGTCCGAGCTGCCTCTTGTCATACAGACCTTCCTGAACCTGGAGGATCGGACCTC GGACTGGTACATGAATGGAAACTATCTGGTGATCCTGGTCTCTGTCGTCGTCATTCTGCCCCTAGCCCTGATGCGGCAGCTCG GCTACCTGGGCTACTCCAGCGGCTTCTCCCTCAGCTGCATGATGTTCTTCCTAATTGCA GTCATCTACAAAAAGTTCCACGTGCCCTGCCCGCTGTCCCCCAATGTGGGCAACATGACAAGCAACATCAGCCTCGTGGAGATCGACAAAGACGAGGCAGGGCTGCAGGCCAAGACGGAGGCCGGGGCGTTCTGCACCCCGAGTTACTTCACGCTAAACACTCAG ACGGCATACACCATCCCCATCATGGCTTTCGCCTTTGTCTGCCACCCTGAGGTGCTGCCCATTTACACAGAGCTCAAGGA CCCCTCCAAGAGGAAGATGCAGCGGATCTCCAACCTCTCCATCGCCGTCATGTATGTCATGTACTTCCTGGCTGCCCTCTTCGGCTACCTCACCTTCTACG ACGGGGTTGAGTCGGAGCTGCTGCACGCCTACAACCAGGTGGACCCGTTTGATGTACTGATCCTGTGCGTGCGCGTGGCTGTGCTGACGGCAGTCACACTCACAGTGCCCATCGTTCTGTTTCCG GTACGCCGCGCCCTCCAGCAGATGCTGTTTCCTGACCGCGAGTTCAGCTGGCTGCGGCACGTGCTCATTGCCGTTGGCCTGCTCACGTGTATCAACCTGCTGGTCATCTTTGCCCCCAACATCCTGGGCATCTTCGGGGTCATTG GTGCCACATCTGCCCCATGCCTCATCTTCATCTTCCCGGCCATTTTCTACTTTCGCATCATACCCACTGAGAAGGAACCTGCAAGGTCTACCCCCAAAATCCTG GCCCTTTGTTTTGGTGCACTTGGCATCTTGCTGATGACCATGAGCCTGAGCTTCATCATCATGGACTGGGTCTCGGGCACCAGTCGGCACGGAGGAAGCCACTAG
- the SLC38A3 gene encoding sodium-coupled neutral amino acid transporter 3 isoform X2: MEAPLQTEMVELVPNGKHLEGLLAVTPPTAGGQRVEGPGRSCVEGEGFLPKSPSKEPHFTDFEGKTSFGMSVFNLSNAIMGSGILGLAYAMANTGIILFLFLLTAVALLSSYSIHLLLKSSGIVGIRAYEQLGYRAFGTPGKLAAALAITLQNIGAMSSYLYIIKSELPLVIQTFLNLEDRTSDWYMNGNYLVILVSVVVILPLALMRQLGYLGYSSGFSLSCMMFFLIAVIYKKFHVPCPLSPNVGNMTSNISLVEIDKDEAGLQAKTEAGAFCTPSYFTLNTQTAYTIPIMAFAFVCHPEVLPIYTELKDPSKRKMQRISNLSIAVMYVMYFLAALFGYLTFYDGVESELLHAYNQVDPFDVLILCVRVAVLTAVTLTVPIVLFPVRRALQQMLFPDREFSWLRHVLIAVGLLTCINLLVIFAPNILGIFGVIDSSDTKSPSLLSWWMENKGRG, from the exons ATGGAGGCACCTCTGCAGACAGAGATGGTGGAGCTGGTGCCCAACGGCAAGCACTTGGAGGGGCTCCTCGCAGTCACTCCCCCCACAGCTGGCGGCCAGAG GGTCGAGGGGCCCGGACGGAGCTGTGTTGAGGGCGAAGGCTTCCTACCAAAGAGCCCCAGCAAGGAGCCACACTTCACCGAC TTCGAGGGGAAGACATCGTTCGGGATGTCAGTGTTCAACCTCAGCAATGCCATCATGGGCAGTGGCATCCTGGGGCTCGCCTATGCCATGGCCAACACGGGCATCATCCTTTTCCT GTTCCTGTTGACGGCCGTCGCCTTGCTGTCCAGTTACTCCATTCATCTGCTACTCAAGTCCTCAGGGATCGTGG GCATCCGTGCCTATGAGCAGCTAGGCTACCGTGCCTTTGGGACCCCAGGAAAGCTGGCAGCTGCCCTGGCCATCACGCTGCAGAACATCGGAG CCATGTCCAGCTACCTGTACATCATCAAGTCCGAGCTGCCTCTTGTCATACAGACCTTCCTGAACCTGGAGGATCGGACCTC GGACTGGTACATGAATGGAAACTATCTGGTGATCCTGGTCTCTGTCGTCGTCATTCTGCCCCTAGCCCTGATGCGGCAGCTCG GCTACCTGGGCTACTCCAGCGGCTTCTCCCTCAGCTGCATGATGTTCTTCCTAATTGCA GTCATCTACAAAAAGTTCCACGTGCCCTGCCCGCTGTCCCCCAATGTGGGCAACATGACAAGCAACATCAGCCTCGTGGAGATCGACAAAGACGAGGCAGGGCTGCAGGCCAAGACGGAGGCCGGGGCGTTCTGCACCCCGAGTTACTTCACGCTAAACACTCAG ACGGCATACACCATCCCCATCATGGCTTTCGCCTTTGTCTGCCACCCTGAGGTGCTGCCCATTTACACAGAGCTCAAGGA CCCCTCCAAGAGGAAGATGCAGCGGATCTCCAACCTCTCCATCGCCGTCATGTATGTCATGTACTTCCTGGCTGCCCTCTTCGGCTACCTCACCTTCTACG ACGGGGTTGAGTCGGAGCTGCTGCACGCCTACAACCAGGTGGACCCGTTTGATGTACTGATCCTGTGCGTGCGCGTGGCTGTGCTGACGGCAGTCACACTCACAGTGCCCATCGTTCTGTTTCCG GTACGCCGCGCCCTCCAGCAGATGCTGTTTCCTGACCGCGAGTTCAGCTGGCTGCGGCACGTGCTCATTGCCGTTGGCCTGCTCACGTGTATCAACCTGCTGGTCATCTTTGCCCCCAACATCCTGGGCATCTTCGGGGTCATTG ATTCTTCAGATACCAAAAGCCCTAGCCTTCTATCCTGGTGGATGGAGAATAAGGGGAGGGGCTGA